GAAGTGGCACTGGATGGGTGGATGCGATGGAGCAAGCTAAGATGGCGTCTCCTAAGAGTGCTCCAAAGGatgcacaggtacagcacagtgcttttattttgtatttcgtGTTTTTGTGAGTGATAGCCATTATATTGGGTTCCCCATGATGTGCTGTCCAGGCAGGGGGTGTCTGTTATTGCCATATTCCATGCAGCAGGTCTGTTACTGTGTATCGAGGCTGCCCTGATACTCAGCCAGGTAAGTGGGAGAACTAATACACAACAGCTAGCATGCCTGTGTATTGCCAGTCACGTCCTGTCAGTTAATCAGTTCCAATAATACTCAGACTAGGTGTGCTGAGCCAGATGCAAGGGTAGGGAtggtgggagttgtagtccagaaGCTGGAGCACTAGCTCTGATGTAGATCAGGTGCAGGGGTAGTGTTTTGGGCTGATAGACGAATGGCCCCTGCATGGAGTCACCTGGAGCATGGCACGTGCACGAACTGATTCACTACTCCCTGGATTTACCCCAACATGTGATACCaactggttatagtgcctggccggagtgggtttttttttttttttttaaggaattttCAAAACACCTGAAGCACTTTAGTTtgacacagtgctttgtgtgtcctctttatatcattttataaaaagtgcagatttcaatagaaagtggaccaatgaaccttgttacactgtCAGGCAGCTggttctttaaagggacagtttaggcaccataattTAATCTAAATTATGTTCTTTTGGTgcaaagtggccccagggcacactcttacctcaaggagtTTACCCCATACCTGTGCCTCCAGTGCCTATCTCCACACCACCCAGACTGAATCGGTGTTCTGAAATTTGAGTTTCAAGCAAGTTTTGTGAATGAGAAATCActggctgaaagcatcagctgaccgctctttAGCTAATCCGTGTTCCCCTGTCTAGTGGTGGTGTACGCTTTCTGAAACTAAAATTTCAGAAGCCGTCTGGGGGTGTTGATATCAGGgctggagcctggagtgttcctttaagtgacttCTATCATGTACAAAACTACTCTTAAATGGGTGTATAGCTTAAGATCCAGTAGAAAGCAAAGCTCTAAAATACATCTTATAAATCCACGCAGTGACTTTAAAGGAGTTGTCATATGAAACCTGCAaatgtaatttaataatttttccttttttttttaattttaattttttaattttattctgcAGGTAATGGCTCAGATCCTAAAGGACATGGGGATTACAGAATATGAACCCAGAGTAATTAACCAGATGCTGGAATTCACATATCGTAAGTGAAAACGTGACAGTTTCATTGCTTTGTTAATCTTAATTTAtttgaagaattaaaaagagtGTAGTGGTCATTGATTTCCCAAGTCTCCAACAGATTAATTGGTGACCGTATCGGCAACATGTTTGGAGTTTAGAAAATTGTTCTTGCGAGCCAGAGCCATAGCAAATTAAttgatttaagttttttttttttttttttttgctttttcttttgtAGGATATGTAACAACAATACTTGAAGATGCAAAGATTTATTCTAGTCATGCAAAGAAGAACAACATTGATGCAGATGATGTACGCCTTGCCATACAATGCCGGACAGACCAATCATTTACAACTCCTCCTCCAAGAGATGTGAGTTTCATTGTAATAAAGCTATGGTTAACAGGCCACTTCGTGCAGCAATACAGGCttaatgtatttttgtgtttctGCCTCATTTAATATGCTGTTTGGCATGCTCAAATGCTTAGtttcacatatataaaataaacattcaTCATTATCCATGCATCCTCACTCCTTAAATACTTCCTTATGAATTGTATTAACATTTTTCATCTTAGTTTTTACTAGAAATTGCAAGACAAAAGAACCAAACCCCTCTACCTTTAATCAAACCTTATGCTGGACCCAGGCTACCTCCAGACAGATATTGCTTGACTGCACCGAACTATCGACTTAAAACGATTCAGAAGAAGGTAAGTGACGCTATTGTTTACTTTGGGTCAGCTTAACATGAAAGGAGTCCAGGGACAGTTGTCTATTTCTAGACAAACCTAGGAGCTAGATGGACATATTAATTGAAGATAATTACTAGAATAATTTGGCAGCATTGGTTGATCTAATTTAAATCTAACATGGCTTATATATTTGTCAAGCCCTATTTTAAAGATCCTAACGTTTGCATGAAACGAACATAATTCAGTTGTTTCATAACCTATTATTGAGGTACAGTACcttctaaaaatgtccacggaTGTTGAGCACTTATGCAAATCAGTCTAATTTGTGCCTTAATATCTGTAAAGTGTGCATCTTTATAATTTGAAATTCTAGCACAATCCTTGAAATATAATGGTTTGTGGTATATATTCTTCAGATCCCATCTTCAACTGGAAGAATAACCGTGCCAAGACTAAGTGTGGGAGCAGTCACCAGCAGACCAAGCACCCCAGGATTAGGTAAAGCAAAATACATGTGCGTGTCGGTTATCTCAAACTTTGCTCCTCCAGCTTTTGATGGCCTAAAACTCCCAGAATTTGGAGTTTGGGATATGTGCACTAGACATATTGTAAGCTCTTAGCTATGGAGTGCAGAGAATAAAATCTTGACAGCTAGTGACTTTAATGCCAagtcttttttgttttaaagcggcactgtattTAGGCATGTCCATGTGCTTTGGCTAACTATAATATATCTGTGTTTTTCAGTTGTTTAACAAAGTACTACTGTACAGATTACAATTAGTcttgattgtgttttttttttttttaatttattaatttttttttaggtaccCCGTCTGCACAAACTGTGTCAGTTTCCAAAGTTGGAACTCCAGTATCACTGACTGGTCAGCGATTCACTGTTCAAATACCAACCTCACAGACAACTGTCAAAACAGgtcattaaattattttaattgtattattgtattcTTTGCACATGTGAATCAAATTTTAATTCTGAGGTTaatggaatactccaagcacaatCCTagttgtagtggtcatggtgccaacTGTGTCCTGGCCATGTTCCCACCACTTTATCACTAAAGGCAGCATTTCAGATCATTGTAGTAACTGTTTAAGTTAATACTAGCCTTCCCTTGAAATCCTATATGGATGAGCTATATAGCAGTAGTACACAATATATTTGGCAGTGATATTCTGGTTCAAAGTAGGAAATATCTATTGTTTGTGGCACATTTTAAAGAGCTTGATGTGCCCTTGGtaaagaatgggggggggggggggattgctgCTGTAGTAATGTGTACATCTAGTATATAATATGACATTATAAATGTCCTATATTGAATACAATTTCAAATGCACCTAAAACataacatatatatgtaaatatgctCAAAATTAGTCTTTTATTCTGATTAGCATAAACTACCTGAACATAAGGTTGGAATTTGTTATATAAAAATTTTAACTGTAAAAATGTAGGCTTTAGCGATGTTTTAACAGGTCACACTACCTGGAATTTCCGTATTAAcgtgtttcttttgttttaatttttttttttttttttatagtcccTACTACTACACCTACAGTTCAGAATGTCCTAATCAATCCTTCATTAATTGGTTCCAAAAACATTCTTATTACAACAAACATGGTGTCTTCACAAAGTGTAAACAACGAGTCCAATTCATTAAAGCGGAAACATGAAGATGATGAAGACTATGATGCCATGTAACATGATTAATTCCTACTGTTTAGGGGCATTTCCTTAATAGACTTTATTCAACTGCAACAAATCATGGGACTTTcatttcaaaatagtttttgtgtgtgggattttttgtttgtatttcctTGGAAGCAATATAACTATGCATCatatccccattttttttatataatatttatctgTTATATTGTGGAAGCCAATGTaaattaaagggatattacaaGAGTGGTGAATCGTTTGTCTTCCATCAATTTGTAGAATGGTCATCTGTTAAGAGAACAAGGGCAGAAGTTGAAACTGCACAGCCAAGAAGCCCACCAATATATTACAGCATATGTGCACATATTTGCAAATCTACTGGGTGATTGACTTTTACTAGTGATTGTGCTCAGCTTTGATGTGACTATAGCtggtagacttttttttttttttcttcaaatttatctatttttgcctaaaatatgAAACGCCATTGTCATTTCTCTACAATTCCCTATGGTATTTGTTCGCCACAGGGTATCTGAAAAATTCTAGCAATGCTCGTGTGAGAATTACAGCAGTGCAAGTTGGTTCTTTTTTGATTAAGCTTATTTTTAGCAATGGGATACTttaaatattgcttttttttttaaataaattttgtaAACTTTTATTTAGGTTGAGATGCTTTCTAGTTCTTTGATTAGGTGATTGGCCACTATAATACATAGTCATTTTTGTTGATACACTCTTTAATAGATTCTTGTGGCATTGTATTTGTAGGATGTTTTGATACTCCAGAAGCCCCTAAGGAGAAGCTAGTTATAGGCAATCTCTATAGTGCCTGGAACCCCCtctgccggtggggaggacaatccCATCACTCACATTAGGACTTGGGACCATTgtatagtgctttcctatgggcttttgggtgacgctgaatgtcctcatgcatagcgtcagGCGGCCAAAAGTAACAAACGatccgaaagtccctctagttaGTACTGCAATAATCACCACTGCAAGGCTAGGGGACCAGGGATACTGAACCCAGACTGCTTCAAGAAGCTGAAGTGGTACAAgtgcctatagtgtgccttttaaAGGACATATGGACACCATAACTTCATCATGCATTGCCATAAGACAGACacggggctgtgggggctggcagagctcttacttacctcacctgcagttcctgtcagctccctcctccgcgccggtccggtcagcacctctgtcagctcccagtgtgagtctcgcgagacttacactgggagctggcagagggagctgaccggcgcggaggaggagggagctgacaggagctgcaggagaggtaagtaagctctgccagccccctcctacacagtgcccatccactggaccaccagggagtgagagccctcttccctgccatgtatcaagcagggagggggggcgaaaaaagtaataaaaatataaataataaaaaaataaaaaatatttaaaaaaaaaaaaaattacaataataaaaatgcccacccccccaccaaggctctgcaacacatacacacacacacacactgcactcatatacacactgcaaataaatattaaattaatataattttaaggatctaattttatttagaaatttaccagtagctgctgcatttcccaccctagtcttatactcgagtcaataagttttcccagttttttggggggtaaaattaggggcctcggcttatattcggggctgcttatactcgagtatatacggtatttcttatagaaatcaattattttttctcatttaatttttttgcatagtggctcataaagcacttcagcaagcttaagtgctttaggggtgtggagtggtcctttaaggctagaGTCACCacagctgttgtccgttctcagcactctcttgcgactttttttttttttttatgtattcgcTGGTAAGGTTAACTAATTTGAATATAGcataatactttttatttttggtaCATGCCGCGGTAAAAAGTACCTTGTAACTAAGTTTTTAGAAGAGGTTAACACTGATTAGTGACCAGTACTATTCTACAGTCAGTACAAAGCAGAGTATCTGCACTAGCAATTCTGTGTTGTATTTCTGAATGCCCAAAATGTTTCTTCTTTCAGAAGACATTGAATTGTGCTGAGCCGAATGAGCACATTCAGTTCTAACCCCAGAGTTGACATCTAAATCTTGTTAAGATAATTTATTCTGAATTTTGCAATAACAGGGTCATTCAGAGTACATGTGGCATGATAGGTATATGTAAACAATTTTTGTTGTTCAAAGTCTGGCCAACGTGTGCATGGAAGTATCTGTGAACAATTTTGCAGATTTTACACTGTAAAATAACTTTTGGGATTGACAGCAATTGCAATGCATACAAGTTTCCATCCTTCAGAAAGTGAAAGAGCtacttaaatgtaaaatatttgggggggaatttttttttttttttttttttttaagtattgaaTGGGCATCTTAAGCTCCATACCCATTATAGTGCAtcttaatactgatcctcctctttcgctctcccttcaag
This DNA window, taken from Pelobates fuscus isolate aPelFus1 chromosome 9, aPelFus1.pri, whole genome shotgun sequence, encodes the following:
- the LOC134573575 gene encoding transcription initiation factor TFIID subunit 9-like, encoding MADSSGRKMPVSLLPLFWRLNSGAGSGTGWVDAMEQAKMASPKSAPKDAQVMAQILKDMGITEYEPRVINQMLEFTYRYVTTILEDAKIYSSHAKKNNIDADDVRLAIQCRTDQSFTTPPPRDFLLEIARQKNQTPLPLIKPYAGPRLPPDRYCLTAPNYRLKTIQKKIPSSTGRITVPRLSVGAVTSRPSTPGLGTPSAQTVSVSKVGTPVSLTGQRFTVQIPTSQTTVKTVPTTTPTVQNVLINPSLIGSKNILITTNMVSSQSVNNESNSLKRKHEDDEDYDAM